In Lacrimispora indolis DSM 755, a genomic segment contains:
- a CDS encoding signal peptidase I, with the protein MGYSSRYEYYAWILFMTMGLLEFLPVSTSAGLAAYVRPFCWSVLIAWVVFMIPRVYAPGLLHVQDMIMGYAGSGAVIYLALSFLLAAFLKELAATPYDLSPAGIVHNLISILPGVAAKELIREYGLGTAWRKPRFRHVFAGAITIFMAVLEINYGKAASVSDAKAWFIFYAKDVIPLFSKNILLSILVLYGGARAGILYSGIIQVFQRIFPFLPNLPWLADSAIGIAFPVLYSVFIHERYCGITGSKPSDSKEGLAGYLATLFFSVGFCWFCVGVFSVYPSVVLTGSMEPGIRPGDAVLIRKVQSEKEMYQLKTGDVITFTRGGITITHRILETLYDEAGNVSFRTKGDNNKSPDNETVFPQDIKGIVIGNVPKAGIPVLLIKSGEKIPEGVVDHEEEDY; encoded by the coding sequence ATGGGTTACAGCAGCAGATATGAGTATTATGCATGGATCTTATTTATGACCATGGGACTTTTGGAGTTTCTTCCGGTAAGCACAAGTGCAGGCCTGGCTGCTTATGTCAGGCCATTTTGCTGGAGTGTCCTTATTGCATGGGTGGTGTTTATGATTCCAAGAGTTTATGCGCCTGGACTTTTGCACGTCCAGGATATGATAATGGGGTATGCTGGTTCGGGTGCGGTCATTTATCTGGCCTTGTCCTTTCTTCTTGCGGCGTTTTTAAAGGAGCTGGCAGCAACTCCTTATGATCTTTCTCCTGCAGGCATTGTTCATAATCTCATCAGCATTCTTCCTGGTGTTGCAGCAAAAGAGCTCATTCGGGAGTATGGATTAGGGACGGCTTGGAGAAAACCCAGATTCCGGCATGTGTTTGCCGGGGCGATCACAATTTTTATGGCAGTGCTTGAGATCAATTACGGTAAGGCAGCCAGCGTATCCGATGCCAAAGCATGGTTTATCTTTTATGCAAAGGATGTGATCCCTTTGTTTTCCAAAAATATTCTATTATCAATTCTGGTGCTTTACGGCGGCGCAAGGGCCGGTATTCTGTATTCCGGGATCATTCAGGTATTTCAGCGGATATTCCCCTTTCTCCCCAACCTTCCCTGGCTTGCTGACAGCGCAATCGGGATTGCGTTTCCTGTTCTTTATTCTGTTTTTATTCATGAACGGTACTGCGGTATCACCGGATCAAAACCTTCAGACAGTAAAGAGGGGCTGGCCGGTTATCTGGCCACCCTGTTTTTTTCTGTAGGTTTTTGCTGGTTTTGCGTAGGAGTATTTTCTGTTTATCCATCAGTAGTCCTGACAGGAAGCATGGAACCTGGTATCAGACCAGGGGATGCTGTTCTTATAAGAAAAGTGCAATCTGAAAAGGAAATGTACCAATTGAAAACAGGAGATGTGATTACATTTACACGAGGAGGAATAACCATCACTCACAGAATCCTGGAGACGTTATACGATGAAGCAGGAAACGTATCGTTCCGGACAAAGGGGGATAACAACAAATCACCGGATAATGAGACCGTATTTCCCCAGGATATTAAAGGGATTGTAATCGGAAACGTACCAAAAGCAGGGATACCGGTTCTTTTGATTAAGAGCGGAGAAAAGATACCAGAAGGAGTTGTGGATCATGAGGAGGAAGATTATTAG
- a CDS encoding iron-containing alcohol dehydrogenase produces the protein MNNFEYCVPTRVIFGRDTHKKAGAIISEYGFRKIMIHYGGCSVKKSGLLGLVEESLKEHGIEYVLFGGVQPNPVLSLAKEGMELCRKEHVEFILAVGGGSVIDSAKCIADGAPNPEIDPWKFFLKEVVPAKALPHGNILTLSASGSETSLSCVITNEEGDLKRGFNSPTHRPLFAICNPELTFTVNKFQTGCGTVDIMMHTLERYLGGNTKDTPLTDRIAEGLLTSVMEAGAVADKNPEDYGARATLMWAGSLSHNELTGLGREFMMQVHQLEHELSGMYPAIAHGAGLSALFCSWARYVCEDDPMRFAQLAVRVMNEEMNFEKPLKTALNGISALEGFFRSIGMPVTLRELNAGIKETDLEVLAEKCSFYGARTLPGIRSLGKAEMVDVYRLAF, from the coding sequence ATGAATAATTTTGAATATTGTGTACCCACAAGAGTGATATTTGGCCGTGATACCCATAAGAAGGCAGGTGCCATCATTTCAGAATATGGATTTCGTAAGATCATGATTCATTATGGGGGATGCAGCGTAAAGAAAAGCGGACTTCTTGGACTGGTGGAGGAGTCCTTAAAGGAACACGGGATTGAATACGTACTTTTTGGAGGCGTGCAGCCAAATCCGGTCTTGTCCCTGGCAAAGGAAGGAATGGAACTATGCAGAAAGGAACATGTGGAGTTTATCCTGGCAGTGGGAGGGGGAAGTGTCATTGACTCGGCCAAGTGCATTGCTGACGGAGCGCCTAATCCTGAAATTGACCCTTGGAAATTCTTTTTAAAGGAAGTAGTTCCGGCAAAAGCCCTTCCCCACGGCAACATCCTCACCCTGTCTGCTTCAGGAAGTGAGACAAGCTTATCCTGTGTTATCACAAATGAAGAAGGAGATTTAAAACGGGGATTCAACAGTCCCACACACCGGCCCCTGTTTGCCATCTGCAATCCGGAGCTGACCTTTACCGTCAATAAATTCCAGACCGGCTGCGGAACCGTGGATATCATGATGCACACTCTGGAACGGTATCTGGGAGGAAACACAAAGGATACGCCTCTTACGGACCGGATTGCAGAAGGGCTTTTGACCTCTGTTATGGAAGCGGGAGCTGTGGCTGACAAAAATCCTGAGGATTACGGGGCGCGGGCAACCCTTATGTGGGCGGGAAGTCTCTCCCATAATGAGCTGACCGGTTTGGGAAGGGAATTCATGATGCAGGTTCACCAGCTGGAGCATGAGTTGTCCGGTATGTATCCGGCCATTGCCCACGGCGCCGGATTATCCGCCTTATTCTGTTCCTGGGCCAGGTACGTATGCGAAGACGATCCCATGAGATTTGCCCAGCTGGCTGTGCGGGTGATGAATGAGGAGATGAACTTTGAGAAACCATTAAAAACGGCTCTTAATGGGATCAGCGCCTTGGAAGGGTTTTTCAGGAGTATTGGAATGCCTGTCACCCTAAGAGAGCTGAATGCCGGAATAAAAGAAACAGACTTAGAAGTGCTTGCGGAAAAATGTTCCTTTTACGGAGCCAGGACCTTACCTGGAATCCGGTCATTAGGGAAAGCAGAAATGGTCGATGTGTACCGGCTGGCTTTTTAG
- a CDS encoding M23 family metallopeptidase, giving the protein MNLFKKDIRFSHVSRHHIIIYIEVIILTFLLVSLFFVSPGGKFSFPVANQDKNASPSEAKKFIKWVDFDVTAKAMQEAFRYDVNTCQSEPHLNWVELLAYLGAKYGGDFSRYSTKDLDGLAEQLLSGKTMEELTAKMTHYSYYREAYGAVLDGLVGQYEIQISSENAPLYATPALLPDGSLDPDRVWVKKYGLKGFSPIAKGFPYNDFDDFGVARSYGYRRQHLGHDMMGQVGTPVIAVESGYVEAIGWNQYGGWRLGIRSFDGKRYYYYAHLRKNYPYHKSLSQGSIVTAGDVIGYLGRTGYSRNENTNNINEPHLHFGLQLIFDESQKEGNNEIWVSCYELTKFLSMNRSQTLKNQETKEYNRVYDMRDPGIPDNFVPPEPPKEEN; this is encoded by the coding sequence ATGAACCTATTTAAAAAAGATATCAGATTTTCCCATGTGTCCAGACATCATATCATCATTTACATAGAAGTTATCATTTTGACATTTCTTCTGGTCTCCTTATTTTTCGTATCCCCAGGCGGGAAGTTCTCATTTCCGGTAGCTAATCAGGACAAAAACGCCAGTCCCTCTGAAGCAAAAAAGTTTATTAAATGGGTGGATTTTGACGTGACTGCAAAGGCCATGCAGGAAGCCTTCCGGTATGATGTCAACACCTGCCAGTCTGAGCCTCATTTAAACTGGGTGGAGCTGCTGGCTTATCTTGGGGCCAAGTACGGAGGGGACTTTTCCAGATATTCCACCAAAGACTTGGATGGGCTGGCTGAACAGCTTCTTTCCGGTAAGACTATGGAAGAACTGACTGCAAAAATGACTCATTACTCCTATTACAGAGAGGCCTATGGAGCTGTATTGGATGGCCTTGTGGGACAGTATGAAATTCAGATCTCCTCTGAAAATGCTCCCCTTTATGCTACTCCTGCCCTCCTTCCTGACGGCAGCCTGGATCCGGACCGGGTATGGGTAAAAAAGTATGGGTTGAAAGGGTTTTCCCCCATTGCCAAGGGGTTTCCCTATAATGATTTCGACGATTTTGGAGTTGCCCGCTCTTATGGCTACAGAAGGCAGCATCTGGGGCATGATATGATGGGTCAGGTGGGAACTCCCGTAATTGCGGTGGAAAGCGGCTATGTAGAGGCCATCGGCTGGAACCAGTACGGCGGATGGCGTTTGGGGATCCGCAGCTTTGATGGAAAACGGTATTACTATTACGCTCATTTAAGAAAAAATTATCCTTATCATAAATCCTTAAGCCAGGGCAGCATTGTCACGGCCGGAGATGTGATCGGCTATCTGGGGCGTACCGGATACAGCCGGAATGAAAATACCAACAATATCAATGAGCCTCATCTTCACTTTGGGCTTCAGCTGATTTTTGACGAGTCCCAGAAAGAGGGAAACAATGAGATCTGGGTGAGCTGCTATGAGCTCACTAAATTCCTTTCCATGAACCGTTCCCAGACGCTTAAAAACCAGGAAACAAAGGAGTATAACCGGGTGTATGACATGAGGGATCCTGGAATCCCTGACAATTTCGTTCCGCCGGAGCCTCCCAAGGAAGAAAATTGA
- a CDS encoding SipW-dependent-type signal peptide-containing protein, protein MRTKRLAVICKLLLVCMMAVSLGFMGGTYAVWTDSVTVAGNLTTGVFDMLFQDQEPTVHLVDDSGCIIEIPDISMRYDLVDGKKRVRIFLEGSLPAELLEGNYIRIQFSMEKDQNSTFADPGNREADFQSPEFQVSMKAKSVSVVADGNLYERAYLPEEYEEPLVFNVFREILREEEQLNGSLYLGLTEESRSLVAQLTESPPSVEVNLEEPGRKNGQGDWGILAEYECEIPFYLDQRGADSKHQEWEVE, encoded by the coding sequence ATGAGAACAAAAAGGTTGGCTGTCATTTGTAAATTGCTGCTGGTCTGTATGATGGCTGTTAGCCTGGGATTTATGGGAGGAACCTATGCAGTCTGGACCGATTCTGTAACAGTGGCAGGAAATTTAACAACAGGTGTGTTTGATATGTTATTCCAGGATCAGGAACCGACCGTTCATCTGGTAGATGACAGCGGCTGCATAATAGAAATTCCGGATATTAGTATGAGGTATGATCTGGTGGATGGAAAAAAAAGGGTACGTATTTTTCTGGAAGGCAGCCTGCCGGCAGAATTGTTGGAGGGAAATTACATAAGAATCCAATTTTCCATGGAAAAAGATCAGAACAGCACCTTTGCAGATCCTGGAAACAGGGAAGCAGATTTCCAGTCCCCTGAATTCCAGGTATCCATGAAAGCCAAAAGCGTTTCTGTTGTTGCAGACGGAAACCTATATGAGAGGGCATACCTGCCGGAGGAATATGAGGAGCCGCTGGTTTTTAATGTATTCAGGGAGATCTTGAGGGAAGAGGAACAGCTGAATGGAAGCCTGTATCTGGGATTGACGGAAGAAAGCAGGAGCCTTGTTGCCCAGCTTACAGAATCCCCTCCATCTGTAGAAGTGAATTTGGAGGAACCAGGAAGGAAAAACGGTCAGGGGGACTGGGGGATATTGGCGGAGTATGAATGTGAGATTCCTTTTTATCTGGATCAGAGGGGTGCGGATTCAAAGCATCAGGAATGGGAGGTTGAGTGA
- a CDS encoding response regulator transcription factor: protein MENKDAILIVDDDPILLRMADETLRTDYAVSCVKSGRDALSLLTSDYVPDIILLDIYMPELDGFDTMAALREIDDVQDVPVVFISGMDRPEIELKGLSFGAVDYIIKPFVKEILLARIRVHLENGRRLRLLRMMEKSEYSGWLDENKFESAAIGLTETEKKIMRLIALGYTNQEIGQELNYSYNYVKKVAGIIYEKKCVNKRSDLKKLIQSF from the coding sequence ATGGAGAATAAAGATGCCATTTTGATTGTGGATGATGATCCAATACTTCTTAGAATGGCAGATGAAACCCTGCGGACAGATTATGCTGTAAGCTGTGTAAAATCTGGAAGAGACGCTCTTTCTTTGCTTACTTCAGATTATGTGCCAGATATTATTCTGCTGGATATATATATGCCGGAGTTGGACGGGTTTGATACGATGGCAGCGTTGAGGGAAATTGATGATGTCCAGGACGTCCCTGTTGTATTTATCAGCGGAATGGACAGGCCGGAGATTGAATTGAAAGGATTGTCTTTTGGTGCGGTGGATTATATTATAAAACCGTTTGTCAAGGAGATTTTACTGGCCAGGATCCGCGTGCATCTGGAAAACGGCAGGAGGCTTCGATTATTGAGAATGATGGAGAAAAGCGAGTACAGCGGATGGCTGGATGAAAATAAATTTGAAAGTGCGGCAATAGGACTGACAGAAACGGAAAAAAAGATCATGCGGCTGATCGCTCTGGGTTATACCAATCAGGAAATCGGTCAGGAATTGAATTATTCTTATAACTATGTAAAAAAGGTGGCTGGTATTATCTATGAAAAAAAATGCGTAAATAAACGCAGTGACTTGAAGAAACTGATCCAATCCTTTTAA
- a CDS encoding sensor histidine kinase — MKNSEQMGYLNICISYRIISITFLTVVYLFLIHRHENSLAGRLVLSTGMLCACMLGNFLYKRMLLQESPMIWIRITVGLELFANGIFILLSGGFSSPYLWYYVGCLFLMMTLERTMVLVVPATVWCLLCGLMRGGQGLSKTISYLELNVCIGIIIVTGGFHVLLRYVHRLDQIHEEQMVLNQNLILEKEKTEQALKQITDLYDMYNLFAMTGPERMIEELAKFLQKTIAPKGLILAELDEREKVKRKISLQMNDTLFQKLFCKAACILSSEADSLDVELEGQSYEINRIGQDIRPFGILIRPGGRYIEKARDQYTFYQRILEAIFRNMDIQEQLEKYIISEEQNRIANEIHDTVIQRLFALVCGIKVLEENIGNLHTAQARKQADLLKNSAEMIMKELRETIYGKHFEDHDGRAFVKKVKKYMEEIEKLCGAQIDVNIDEKAAYMTTGQSIALYRTVCETVNNAIRHGKANKVEVSVLFRKDEISVAVKDNGSGFAKEKTERLGGNGLKNIYRMVYLLNGRMAIESKSGEGASICIYFPRGMNKEVLENDAHSG, encoded by the coding sequence ATGAAAAATTCTGAACAGATGGGATACTTAAATATTTGTATCAGTTACAGAATTATCTCCATTACGTTTTTGACTGTTGTTTATCTGTTTCTGATACATCGCCATGAAAACAGCCTGGCAGGGCGGCTTGTGTTAAGCACAGGGATGCTGTGCGCATGCATGCTGGGAAATTTTCTGTATAAGAGGATGCTTTTGCAGGAATCCCCAATGATCTGGATCAGGATCACCGTGGGACTGGAACTATTTGCAAATGGAATCTTTATTTTATTAAGCGGTGGTTTTTCCAGTCCATATCTTTGGTATTATGTTGGCTGCCTGTTTCTTATGATGACATTGGAGCGCACCATGGTTCTGGTGGTCCCTGCGACTGTATGGTGTCTGTTGTGCGGGCTGATGAGAGGTGGACAGGGTTTGTCAAAGACGATTTCTTATCTGGAGTTAAATGTTTGTATTGGGATTATCATTGTCACAGGTGGTTTTCATGTACTGCTTCGTTATGTGCACAGGTTGGATCAGATTCATGAGGAACAGATGGTGCTGAACCAGAATCTGATCCTGGAAAAGGAAAAAACAGAGCAGGCACTGAAGCAGATTACAGATTTGTATGATATGTATAACTTGTTTGCCATGACCGGCCCTGAACGCATGATAGAGGAACTGGCAAAGTTTCTTCAGAAAACCATAGCCCCCAAAGGGTTGATTCTTGCAGAACTTGACGAAAGGGAAAAGGTAAAAAGAAAAATCAGCCTTCAGATGAATGACACCCTGTTTCAGAAGCTGTTCTGTAAAGCGGCCTGCATTCTTTCCAGTGAAGCGGATAGTCTTGATGTGGAATTGGAAGGACAAAGCTATGAAATCAACCGGATCGGTCAGGATATCCGGCCCTTTGGAATTCTTATAAGACCGGGGGGAAGATATATTGAAAAAGCCAGAGATCAGTATACTTTTTATCAAAGGATACTGGAAGCCATTTTCAGAAATATGGACATACAGGAACAGTTGGAAAAATACATCATCTCCGAAGAGCAGAACAGAATTGCCAATGAAATTCATGACACGGTAATACAACGGTTATTTGCTCTGGTATGCGGCATAAAAGTGCTGGAAGAGAATATTGGAAATCTTCATACGGCCCAGGCCCGGAAGCAGGCAGATCTGCTGAAGAATTCAGCGGAAATGATTATGAAGGAGCTGCGGGAAACAATTTATGGGAAACATTTTGAGGATCATGACGGACGTGCCTTTGTAAAGAAAGTCAAAAAATATATGGAAGAAATTGAGAAGCTTTGCGGTGCCCAAATTGATGTAAATATAGATGAAAAAGCGGCTTACATGACTACCGGCCAAAGCATCGCTTTGTACCGCACGGTCTGTGAGACCGTAAACAATGCCATCCGCCACGGTAAGGCAAATAAGGTGGAGGTCAGTGTTTTATTCAGGAAGGATGAAATATCGGTAGCCGTAAAGGATAACGGCTCTGGATTTGCAAAGGAAAAAACAGAGCGGCTGGGAGGCAACGGATTAAAGAACATATACCGGATGGTTTATTTGCTGAATGGGCGGATGGCCATTGAATCAAAAAGCGGAGAAGGTGCAAGTATTTGCATTTATTTTCCCAGAGGAATGAATAAGGAGGTACTGGAAAATGATGCTCATTCTGGATGA
- a CDS encoding LuxR C-terminal-related transcriptional regulator, which produces MMLILDDHPLSRQGIESIIRMIRPQEVIKQAGSVNEAIRCMEQNEIEMAFIDVNLGKESGFNFLEWLVCKKYACKKFFITSSSSQNDFLYARELGADAYVLKDAFIDEIVYALKVVERGGKFYSPALVEVMNQVSEEERMLGSLTQREREVLSLLSRGLSNAKISRILYISEGTTKKHVTSILNKLEMSGRMEAVVFASKNSFLFHHEPGRYAGNEVKGGCHENKKVGCHL; this is translated from the coding sequence ATGATGCTCATTCTGGATGATCATCCCTTATCCCGGCAGGGAATTGAATCAATTATAAGGATGATACGCCCGCAGGAAGTAATTAAGCAGGCGGGCAGTGTAAACGAAGCAATCAGATGTATGGAGCAAAATGAAATAGAAATGGCATTTATTGATGTGAACCTGGGAAAGGAAAGCGGATTTAATTTCTTGGAGTGGCTGGTATGCAAAAAATATGCCTGCAAGAAATTTTTCATCACATCGTCCTCATCACAAAATGACTTTTTATATGCAAGAGAGCTGGGAGCCGATGCGTATGTTCTGAAAGACGCGTTTATTGATGAAATTGTATACGCACTGAAGGTTGTGGAACGGGGAGGAAAATTTTATTCTCCGGCTTTGGTAGAAGTGATGAATCAGGTTTCGGAGGAAGAACGTATGCTTGGAAGCCTGACCCAAAGAGAACGGGAGGTCTTATCGCTTTTGAGCCGGGGTCTGAGCAATGCAAAAATCAGCCGGATTCTCTATATTTCAGAAGGAACCACGAAAAAGCACGTTACCAGTATATTAAACAAGCTGGAAATGAGCGGCAGAATGGAAGCAGTGGTTTTTGCCAGCAAAAACAGCTTTTTGTTTCATCATGAACCTGGCAGGTATGCCGGAAATGAAGTGAAGGGAGGATGCCATGAGAACAAAAAGGTTGGCTGTCATTTGTAA